The following proteins are encoded in a genomic region of Phycisphaerae bacterium:
- a CDS encoding ABC transporter permease, with translation MSPLTVIAESLHSLGKNKVRTALSILGIVIGIGAVIAMVAVATGAQRKVEREIAAIGDDWLTIWYMGETRGGVHRDQATPLNMTRDDAEAIVRECPAVRAASPTNRVPAQVISQYGNYRSGVMGVYPSFFDIRRWNCSVGRCFDYEEMAMNAKVCCIGSTAARELFGAVPPVGQTIRVNRVAFEVIGLLESKGVGSDGRDFDDIILFPFTSFQRLIAGNEPSGTLFAAAKPGVPLAEAKKQIRDLLRQRRRLGDTDEDTFRIMDRSLMAQANAEATRTFNLLLTSIASISLIVGGVGIMNIMLVSVTERTREIGLRMAIGANGLHVLGQFLCEAVVLCAIGGLFGFAAGWGVANVVSQRLGWETEVSYWMAAVAIAFATGVGLFFGFYPAWRASRLNPIDALRFE, from the coding sequence ATGAGCCCACTGACCGTCATCGCCGAATCGCTGCACAGCCTGGGCAAGAACAAGGTCCGCACCGCACTCTCGATCCTCGGCATCGTGATCGGGATCGGGGCGGTCATCGCCATGGTCGCCGTCGCGACCGGCGCGCAGCGCAAGGTCGAGCGCGAGATCGCCGCCATCGGCGACGACTGGCTCACGATCTGGTACATGGGCGAGACGCGCGGCGGCGTGCATCGCGACCAGGCGACGCCGCTGAACATGACCCGCGACGATGCCGAGGCCATCGTGCGCGAGTGCCCCGCCGTGCGGGCGGCCTCGCCGACCAACCGCGTCCCCGCACAAGTGATCTCCCAGTATGGCAACTACCGCTCCGGCGTGATGGGCGTCTACCCGAGCTTCTTCGACATCCGCCGCTGGAATTGCTCCGTCGGCCGCTGCTTCGACTACGAAGAGATGGCCATGAACGCGAAGGTCTGCTGCATCGGGTCGACGGCCGCGCGCGAGCTGTTCGGCGCGGTGCCGCCGGTGGGGCAGACGATTCGCGTGAACCGCGTCGCGTTCGAGGTGATCGGACTGTTGGAGTCGAAGGGCGTCGGCAGCGACGGCCGCGACTTCGACGACATCATCCTCTTCCCGTTCACGTCGTTTCAACGCCTGATTGCGGGCAACGAGCCTTCGGGCACGCTCTTCGCGGCGGCGAAGCCCGGGGTGCCCCTCGCGGAGGCCAAGAAGCAGATCCGCGATCTGCTGCGGCAGCGCCGCCGGCTCGGGGACACGGACGAAGACACCTTTCGGATCATGGACCGGTCGCTGATGGCCCAGGCCAACGCCGAAGCCACCCGGACCTTCAACCTGCTGCTGACGTCCATCGCGTCGATCTCGTTGATCGTCGGCGGCGTCGGCATCATGAACATCATGCTCGTGTCGGTGACGGAGCGCACGCGCGAAATCGGGTTGCGCATGGCAATCGGCGCCAACGGGCTGCACGTCCTCGGGCAGTTCCTGTGCGAGGCGGTCGTGCTCTGCGCGATCGGCGGACTGTTCGGCTTCGCCGCCGGCTGGGGCGTGGCCAACGTCGTGTCGCAGCGGCTGGGCTGGGAGACCGAGGTGTCGTACTGGATGGCCGCGGTGGCGATCGCCTTTGCGACCGGTGTCGGGCTGTTCTTCGGGTTCTATCCAGCCTGGCGCGCCAGCCGGCTGAATCCCATCGACGCGCTGCGGTTCGAGTAA
- a CDS encoding type II/IV secretion system protein codes for MAQTPAEGVVELVNELLRRALAARASDVHFEPGRTGLRVRFRVDALLTDVEDVPAAIAPNVVARLKVMAGLLTYRSDLPQEGSIANVPGLPRCDIRVATFPTIYGERVVLRLLGETVRARTLDELGHALALIARLEALLSQPQGLLLVCGPAGSGKTTTLHALLQRILAQRPGVSIISLEDPVEIRLDGITQVEVQPERGLTYPVALRSLLRQDPQVLMIGEVRDAETARLVVEAALTGHLLLSTMHSGSPAEAIVRLREMGLPAYQITSTLHAVLAQRLLRTVCPDCVGRAGRMDCPRCLGSGYAGRTAIGHCVTLSAALRQAILDGADVAALAQPALSPGSLRADAQRLVDANLTTEDEVCRVLG; via the coding sequence ATGGCACAGACTCCTGCCGAGGGCGTGGTTGAGCTGGTTAATGAGCTGCTGCGGCGGGCGCTGGCGGCCCGGGCAAGCGACGTGCACTTCGAGCCGGGGCGGACCGGGTTGCGCGTGCGGTTTCGGGTCGATGCGCTGCTGACCGACGTTGAGGATGTGCCGGCGGCGATCGCGCCCAACGTTGTCGCCCGGCTGAAAGTCATGGCCGGCCTGTTGACGTACCGGTCCGATCTGCCGCAGGAGGGGAGCATCGCCAACGTGCCGGGTCTGCCGCGGTGCGATATTCGCGTGGCGACGTTTCCGACGATCTACGGCGAGCGCGTGGTGCTGCGCTTGCTGGGCGAGACGGTGCGCGCGCGGACGCTGGATGAGTTGGGGCACGCGCTGGCCCTGATTGCCCGGTTGGAGGCGCTGCTGTCGCAACCGCAGGGGCTGCTGCTCGTTTGTGGCCCGGCGGGCAGCGGCAAGACCACGACGTTGCATGCCTTGCTGCAGCGCATCCTGGCCCAGCGGCCGGGGGTGAGCATCATCTCGCTGGAGGATCCGGTCGAGATTCGGCTGGATGGGATCACGCAGGTCGAGGTGCAGCCGGAGCGCGGGCTGACATACCCGGTGGCGCTGCGCAGCCTGCTCCGCCAGGACCCGCAGGTGTTGATGATCGGCGAGGTCCGCGACGCCGAGACGGCCCGGCTGGTCGTCGAGGCGGCGCTCACGGGCCACCTCCTGCTGTCCACGATGCACAGTGGCTCGCCGGCGGAAGCGATCGTGCGGCTGCGCGAGATGGGCCTGCCGGCGTACCAGATCACCAGCACGCTGCACGCGGTGCTGGCGCAACGGTTGCTGCGCACTGTGTGCCCCGATTGCGTCGGTAGGGCGGGGCGGATGGATTGCCCACGCTGTCTCGGCAGCGGCTATGCCGGGCGGACCGCGATCGGGCACTGCGTGACGCTGTCGGCGGCGCTGCGGCAGGCGATCCTGGACGGCGCGGACGTAGCGGCACTGGCCCAGCCGGCGTTGTCCCCGGGCTCATTGCGCGCCGACGCGCAGCGCCTGGTCGATGCGAACCTCACCACGGAAGACGAAGTTTGCCGCGTGCTCGGATGA
- a CDS encoding iron ABC transporter permease: protein MRRRLPSLSLTLLLLAVLAAVLLAPIWAVVRAGFEDDAGGFTLVWFEDVFSYSAYMEGLWNSVWLAGFSTLLCLVISIPLVMLAERFNFAGKRWWLALVQVPMILPPFVGAIGMKGLLSRNGGLNLLLAHWGWIDPGNPIDWLQYPFWSCVVLEALYLYPITFLNVQAALANIDPALDEAARNLGSGGWRRFWRITLPLMRPGIFAGSTIVFIWAFTELGTPLMVGYRDVTAVQVFDQLSTTNPTGEAYALVTVMLVVSVVLYLVGKLILGRPVPGMMAKATVASAPQRLGWRGTLLVTLPFALVFVVAVLPHIAVVLGSLTSTGVIELSPEKLTWRFHATLLHDVVALGEPGRGMAAVSVVNSFKYSIIATVVDLVLGFAIAYLVVRRRSWLTALLDSLAMLPLAVPGLVMAFGYFVMTQGETPLEFLNPLKHDPTPLLVIAYAVRRLPFQVRSCAAGLEQASEALEEAAINLGAGPLRTMLRITVPLLTANFIAGGLLVFSRSMLEVSDSLILAFDKGAYPMTKAIYDITDNPEVGLQMAAALGVWGMIILTATIIGASLALGKRLGALFRV, encoded by the coding sequence ATGCGCCGTCGGTTGCCGTCCCTGAGTCTGACACTGCTGCTCCTGGCCGTGCTGGCCGCCGTGCTGCTTGCGCCCATCTGGGCCGTCGTGCGGGCAGGGTTCGAGGACGACGCGGGGGGCTTCACGCTCGTGTGGTTCGAGGATGTTTTCAGCTACTCGGCGTACATGGAGGGGCTCTGGAACAGCGTCTGGCTGGCGGGCTTCTCAACCCTACTATGCCTGGTCATTTCAATTCCGCTGGTGATGCTGGCCGAGCGTTTCAACTTCGCCGGCAAGCGCTGGTGGCTCGCCCTGGTCCAGGTGCCGATGATCCTGCCGCCGTTCGTCGGGGCCATCGGGATGAAGGGGCTGCTCTCGCGTAACGGCGGTCTCAACCTGCTGCTGGCGCACTGGGGCTGGATCGACCCAGGCAACCCGATCGACTGGCTCCAGTACCCGTTCTGGTCCTGCGTCGTGCTGGAAGCCCTTTATCTGTACCCAATTACATTCCTGAACGTCCAGGCGGCCCTGGCGAACATCGACCCCGCGCTCGACGAGGCCGCTCGCAACCTCGGCTCCGGCGGCTGGCGGCGTTTCTGGCGGATCACGTTGCCGCTGATGCGCCCGGGCATCTTCGCCGGTTCGACGATCGTCTTCATCTGGGCCTTCACCGAGTTGGGCACGCCGCTCATGGTAGGCTACCGCGACGTGACCGCCGTGCAGGTCTTCGACCAGTTGAGCACGACCAACCCGACCGGCGAGGCCTACGCCCTCGTCACCGTCATGCTGGTTGTCAGCGTCGTCCTCTACCTGGTCGGGAAGCTCATCCTCGGTCGACCGGTGCCAGGGATGATGGCGAAGGCGACGGTCGCGAGCGCGCCGCAGCGGCTGGGCTGGCGAGGCACACTGCTCGTCACGCTGCCGTTCGCGCTGGTGTTCGTCGTCGCCGTTCTGCCGCACATCGCGGTCGTGCTCGGCAGCCTCACCTCGACCGGCGTCATCGAGCTCTCACCGGAAAAACTCACCTGGCGCTTCCACGCCACGCTGCTGCACGACGTCGTGGCACTGGGCGAGCCCGGGCGCGGCATGGCCGCGGTCAGCGTCGTCAACAGCTTCAAGTACTCGATCATCGCGACGGTGGTCGACCTGGTGCTCGGCTTCGCGATCGCGTACCTCGTTGTTCGCCGACGTTCGTGGCTGACCGCGCTGCTCGACAGCCTGGCGATGCTGCCGTTGGCGGTGCCGGGGCTCGTGATGGCGTTCGGCTATTTCGTGATGACCCAGGGCGAAACGCCGCTCGAGTTCCTCAACCCCCTCAAGCACGATCCGACGCCGCTGCTGGTGATCGCGTACGCGGTCCGCCGGCTGCCGTTCCAGGTCCGGTCGTGCGCGGCGGGGCTGGAGCAGGCATCGGAAGCGCTGGAAGAAGCGGCGATCAACCTCGGGGCCGGGCCGCTGCGGACCATGCTGCGGATCACGGTGCCGCTGCTGACGGCGAACTTCATCGCGGGCGGGTTGCTGGTGTTCAGCCGCTCCATGCTGGAGGTCTCGGACAGCCTGATTCTGGCGTTCGACAAGGGCGCCTACCCCATGACCAAGGCGATCTACGACATCACCGACAATCCCGAAGTCGGACTGCAGATGGCGGCGGCGTTGGGCGTGTGGGGCATGATCATCCTGACGGCGACCATCATCGGTGCATCTTTGGCGCTCGGAAAACGTCTCGGCGCGCTGTTTCGCGTATAA
- a CDS encoding BatD family protein: MRRYAPGIRWTLGLLVLACAPALVAQPSVELKVNSREQHAGEAFTVAIEITNFQSCEPPKLPELANATVRDLGGASDFEQTSIINGRVTHSRSRTYSFEVTPTAVGELVIPAVPVTVDGQAFRTRPVTLTVRPSDAGQLCLADIVTGRSRLYVGQRVPITLTLWIKPARYGNQILDAGTMLRQIRPIEFGPFPLQISNDPRRARPRPGGDPQELFYAYEFTIQFVAERPGPLTFDNIEIGVDYPTRGGIRNLRIRPTIESVEVLPVPMEGRPADFNGAVGLFDIRVGAQPRTVRVGDPIEVTVDLLGEGPVETLPPPLLSSNAALVEGFRLPTELLTGEVFEGRRRFRFTVRAKRDDVREIPSIAYPYFDPDAERFVVARSKPIALEVLPSAEVSAPDVAVPRAPTPAPDATNLQALDGLRDVETSELALLSSPAIITPRAVAIAAFAPPAIAFAAWAGLVFVQRRSADPARLRRRAALRTARRRIDQARSYAGPALASEITAALAGYLADRFNEPPARFAGAAALEFLQGCGVRTQLLAQWSAVIQRCEEAAFAGAAPAAGDELCTQAVACLRALERERL, translated from the coding sequence ATGAGGCGATACGCACCTGGCATCCGCTGGACGCTTGGACTGCTCGTGCTGGCGTGCGCGCCGGCGCTCGTCGCCCAGCCGAGTGTCGAACTGAAGGTCAACAGTCGCGAGCAGCATGCCGGGGAGGCGTTCACTGTCGCGATCGAAATCACCAACTTCCAGTCCTGCGAGCCGCCGAAGCTGCCGGAACTGGCCAACGCCACCGTCCGCGATCTGGGCGGCGCGTCCGACTTCGAGCAGACGTCCATCATCAATGGCCGCGTGACGCACTCGCGCTCCCGCACGTATTCGTTTGAGGTCACCCCGACAGCCGTGGGCGAACTTGTCATCCCCGCCGTCCCCGTCACGGTGGATGGCCAGGCGTTCAGGACGCGCCCCGTGACGCTGACCGTCCGGCCCAGCGATGCCGGCCAGCTCTGCCTCGCCGACATCGTGACCGGCCGCAGCCGCCTGTACGTCGGGCAGCGGGTGCCCATCACGCTCACCCTCTGGATCAAGCCCGCCCGCTACGGCAACCAGATCCTCGACGCCGGCACCATGCTCCGCCAGATCCGGCCGATCGAGTTTGGCCCGTTCCCGCTGCAGATCAGCAACGACCCGCGCCGCGCGCGGCCGCGTCCCGGGGGTGACCCGCAAGAGCTCTTTTATGCGTACGAATTCACGATCCAGTTCGTCGCCGAACGACCGGGTCCGCTGACCTTCGACAACATTGAGATCGGCGTCGATTACCCGACGCGCGGTGGCATTCGCAACCTCCGCATCCGGCCAACCATCGAGTCCGTCGAAGTGCTACCGGTTCCCATGGAGGGCCGCCCCGCGGACTTCAACGGCGCAGTTGGACTATTCGACATCCGGGTGGGGGCCCAGCCGCGGACCGTTCGCGTGGGTGATCCCATCGAAGTGACCGTCGATCTGCTCGGAGAAGGCCCTGTCGAGACGCTGCCCCCGCCGCTGCTCAGCAGCAACGCCGCGCTCGTCGAGGGCTTCCGCCTGCCCACCGAGCTGTTGACAGGCGAGGTGTTCGAGGGCCGGCGGCGGTTTCGCTTCACCGTCCGCGCCAAGCGGGATGATGTGCGTGAGATTCCGTCCATCGCCTACCCCTATTTCGATCCGGACGCGGAGCGCTTCGTGGTCGCCCGCAGCAAGCCGATCGCGCTCGAAGTGCTGCCGTCGGCGGAAGTCTCCGCCCCGGATGTCGCCGTGCCGCGTGCGCCGACTCCCGCGCCGGACGCGACGAATCTGCAGGCACTCGACGGCCTGCGCGACGTCGAGACCAGCGAACTGGCGTTGCTGAGCAGCCCGGCGATCATCACGCCGCGCGCGGTTGCCATCGCTGCGTTCGCGCCGCCGGCCATCGCCTTCGCCGCCTGGGCCGGCCTGGTGTTCGTGCAACGCCGGTCGGCGGACCCCGCCCGGCTGCGGCGCCGCGCGGCCCTGCGTACCGCCCGCCGGCGCATAGACCAGGCGCGCAGCTACGCCGGCCCCGCGCTCGCCAGCGAAATCACAGCGGCGCTCGCCGGCTACCTGGCCGACCGCTTCAACGAGCCCCCGGCCCGTTTCGCGGGGGCCGCGGCGCTTGAATTCCTGCAGGGTTGTGGCGTCCGGACCCAGCTGCTTGCGCAGTGGTCGGCGGTAATTCAGCGTTGCGAAGAAGCCGCGTTTGCCGGCGCCGCCCCGGCGGCCGGCGATGAGTTATGCACCCAGGCGGTTGCCTGTCTCCGGGCGTTGGAGCGGGAGCGACTATGA
- a CDS encoding tetratricopeptide repeat protein, with protein sequence MISRHLACVGLLALLVVTLFVSPVQADSLPPARQREILRDALQAYDQAVAIARQDPTQAADLYRQSADGFQALRDAGLCNAGLEYNLGNVYFRLGDVGRAIVHYRRAVALDPGDERLAANLRYARDRVEPRITASGETRLARQILFWHYNTSATGRFWALSLLSILGWPLLFAGVHWRKRTLWIPGALAAAFALAAAASLSWQIHDEGVRPPAVVVAETHLRLGRGEGSDLALKQPLGRGVELRILQQVGDWAEVRLPNDQTGWVQAGALERV encoded by the coding sequence TTGATCTCCCGGCATCTCGCGTGCGTCGGGCTTCTCGCGTTGCTCGTCGTCACCCTGTTCGTTTCCCCCGTTCAGGCGGACTCACTCCCCCCGGCCCGCCAGCGCGAAATCCTCCGCGACGCCTTGCAGGCCTACGACCAGGCTGTCGCCATTGCTCGCCAAGATCCCACGCAGGCCGCTGACCTGTATCGCCAGTCCGCCGACGGGTTCCAGGCGCTCCGCGACGCCGGCCTGTGCAACGCCGGCCTAGAGTACAACCTCGGTAATGTCTACTTCCGCCTCGGCGATGTCGGGCGTGCAATTGTGCATTACCGCCGCGCCGTCGCGCTCGACCCCGGCGACGAGCGACTGGCCGCGAACCTTCGCTATGCCCGCGACCGCGTGGAGCCGCGCATCACGGCCAGCGGCGAGACACGCCTCGCGCGGCAGATCCTCTTCTGGCACTACAACACGTCTGCGACCGGCCGCTTCTGGGCATTGTCGCTGCTGTCCATCCTCGGTTGGCCACTTTTGTTCGCCGGCGTCCACTGGCGGAAACGCACACTCTGGATTCCCGGCGCGCTGGCTGCGGCGTTCGCACTCGCCGCGGCGGCGTCACTGAGCTGGCAGATTCACGACGAGGGCGTGCGTCCGCCGGCGGTGGTCGTCGCGGAAACGCACCTGCGACTGGGTCGTGGCGAAGGTTCCGATCTCGCGTTGAAGCAGCCGCTCGGCCGGGGTGTCGAGCTGCGCATCCTCCAGCAAGTTGGCGATTGGGCGGAAGTCCGGTTGCCCAACGATCAGACCGGCTGGGTGCAGGCGGGCGCGCTCGAACGCGTCTAG
- the hslU gene encoding ATP-dependent protease ATPase subunit HslU, whose translation MTELTPRQIVAALDRYIIGQEDAKRAVAIAIRNRWRRLQLPKSLRNDVCPKNILMIGPTGVGKTEIARRLAQLVAAPFIKVEATKFTEVGYVGRDVDSIVRDLVERAVAMERERAARSVRERAVQAAEDRVLDQLLPGMDAGEGGGDEQAERRQRTREKLRQQLQAGGLAERSVDVHVDERMVPSHVMATMGLDQMGPEFDHFLEKIIPSRGHRRRMSVPEALELMTQQEIDRLIDQDALHHGAIRHCEESGMVFLDELDKICGSGLTEGSGPEVSRSGVQRDLLPLVEGTSISTRYGMVRTDHILFIAAGAFTQARPSDLMPELQGRFPLRVELSDLAAEDYYRILTEPENALIKQQVALMQAEGVTLKFTDEAIVEMAQMAFRANQILENIGARRLYTIVEKVVEEIAFNASDAANKDVTIDVDYVRMRLADILADEERSQYEL comes from the coding sequence ATGACTGAGCTGACACCCCGCCAGATCGTGGCCGCCCTCGACCGGTACATCATCGGCCAGGAGGACGCGAAGCGCGCCGTGGCGATTGCGATCCGCAACCGCTGGCGCCGCCTCCAACTGCCGAAGTCCCTGCGCAACGACGTCTGCCCGAAGAACATCCTGATGATTGGCCCGACCGGCGTCGGCAAGACGGAGATTGCGCGGCGGCTGGCGCAGCTCGTCGCCGCACCGTTCATCAAGGTCGAGGCGACGAAGTTCACTGAAGTGGGCTATGTCGGCCGCGACGTGGATAGCATCGTCCGCGACCTGGTCGAGCGGGCGGTGGCGATGGAACGCGAGCGCGCCGCCCGCAGCGTCCGCGAGCGGGCCGTGCAGGCGGCGGAAGACCGCGTTCTCGACCAGTTGCTGCCGGGCATGGATGCCGGCGAGGGTGGCGGCGATGAGCAGGCTGAACGTCGGCAGCGGACACGCGAGAAGCTGCGGCAGCAGCTTCAGGCGGGCGGGCTGGCGGAGCGCAGCGTGGACGTGCACGTGGACGAGCGCATGGTGCCGTCGCACGTGATGGCCACGATGGGGCTCGACCAGATGGGACCGGAGTTCGATCACTTCCTGGAGAAGATCATCCCGTCGCGCGGCCACCGCCGGCGGATGTCCGTGCCCGAGGCGCTCGAGCTGATGACGCAGCAGGAGATCGACCGGCTGATCGACCAGGATGCGCTGCACCACGGCGCGATCCGGCACTGCGAAGAGTCGGGCATGGTCTTCCTGGATGAGCTGGACAAGATCTGCGGCAGTGGGCTGACGGAAGGCTCCGGGCCGGAGGTTTCACGCAGCGGCGTGCAGCGCGATTTGCTGCCGCTGGTCGAGGGGACCAGCATCAGCACGCGCTACGGCATGGTGCGGACCGATCACATCCTCTTCATCGCGGCGGGGGCGTTCACGCAGGCACGTCCGAGCGACCTGATGCCCGAGCTGCAGGGTCGGTTTCCGCTCCGCGTCGAGCTGTCCGACCTGGCCGCGGAGGACTACTACCGCATCCTGACGGAGCCGGAGAACGCGCTGATCAAGCAGCAGGTCGCGCTGATGCAGGCCGAGGGTGTGACGCTGAAGTTCACCGACGAGGCGATCGTCGAGATGGCGCAGATGGCGTTCCGCGCGAACCAGATCCTGGAGAACATCGGCGCCCGCCGGCTGTACACGATTGTCGAAAAGGTCGTTGAGGAGATCGCTTTCAACGCGTCCGATGCGGCGAACAAGGACGTCACGATCGACGTGGACTACGTCCGTATGCGGCTCGCGGACATCCTCGCGGACGAGGAGCGGAGCCAATACGAGCTGTAG
- a CDS encoding aminotransferase class V-fold PLP-dependent enzyme — MALEDIRSKFPITRRYNFQDHAGVAPLSGPAADALAAYARELSESAYLHGTYYRALDHVRQAAARLINAHADEITFIKNTCEGINYVANGIPWVTGDNVVSNTMEFPANVYPWMNLEHRGVGMKIVSEEDGRVPFDRLAAAIDKRTRVVAVSAVQWSNGFRTDLTRLGELCKNKGVLLCVDAIQALGVHPLDVRAMNIDFLAADGHKWLCGPDGAGLFYCRRELIGHLRPSEPGYLCMKQDFDTRERKIDYRDDARRFDSGAYNVAGICALGASLNLLLETGIEEIQRRIKQLTDQLVEGLRRKGWKIASPRTPSEWSGIVSFASDKHDMVMLQRHLREEFKIVVARRLGRLRASPHFYNSAEEVEQLVAALPGH; from the coding sequence ATGGCACTCGAAGACATCCGTTCGAAGTTTCCGATCACGCGGCGGTACAACTTCCAGGACCACGCGGGAGTGGCCCCGCTGTCCGGACCGGCCGCGGACGCGCTGGCGGCGTACGCCCGCGAGCTGTCCGAGTCGGCGTACCTCCACGGGACGTACTACCGCGCCCTCGACCACGTGCGCCAGGCGGCGGCCCGGCTGATCAACGCCCACGCCGATGAAATCACTTTCATCAAGAACACGTGCGAGGGCATCAACTACGTCGCCAACGGCATCCCGTGGGTTACCGGCGACAACGTCGTGTCGAACACGATGGAGTTCCCGGCCAACGTCTACCCGTGGATGAACCTCGAGCACCGCGGCGTCGGCATGAAGATCGTCTCGGAGGAGGACGGCCGCGTGCCGTTCGACCGCCTGGCGGCCGCGATCGACAAGCGGACGCGGGTGGTGGCCGTGTCCGCGGTCCAGTGGAGCAACGGCTTCCGGACGGACCTGACGCGGCTGGGCGAACTTTGCAAGAACAAGGGCGTACTGCTGTGTGTGGACGCCATCCAGGCGCTCGGCGTGCACCCGCTCGACGTCCGGGCGATGAACATCGACTTCCTGGCCGCCGACGGGCACAAGTGGCTGTGTGGCCCCGACGGCGCCGGACTCTTCTATTGCCGCCGCGAACTGATCGGCCACCTGCGCCCCAGCGAACCGGGTTACCTCTGCATGAAGCAGGATTTTGACACCCGCGAGCGCAAGATTGATTACCGCGACGACGCCCGGCGATTCGACAGCGGCGCGTACAACGTGGCCGGCATCTGTGCCCTGGGCGCGTCACTGAACCTGCTGCTGGAAACGGGCATCGAAGAGATACAACGCCGGATTAAGCAGCTCACGGACCAGCTCGTCGAGGGTCTGCGGCGCAAGGGGTGGAAGATCGCCAGCCCGCGGACGCCCAGCGAGTGGAGCGGCATTGTCTCCTTTGCGTCGGATAAGCACGATATGGTCATGCTGCAGCGGCACTTGCGCGAGGAGTTCAAGATTGTCGTCGCCCGCCGATTGGGACGGCTGCGCGCGAGCCCGCACTTTTACAACTCGGCCGAGGAGGTCGAGCAACTGGTGGCCGCGCTGCCTGGGCACTAG
- a CDS encoding MoxR family ATPase, which yields MASSGVQVEQQVAEFRDEFKKLRDEVGKMIVGQQEIVEGVLACLFAGGHALLEGVPGLGKTLLIRTLSEALSLEFARIQFTPDLMPADIIGTNIITEDPATGRRGFQFQRGPLFGQMILADEINRATPKTQSALLEAMQEHTVTSGGTKYTLKEPFFVLATQNPIEQEGTYPLPEAQLDRFFFKLLVGYSDRDELKTILDRTTSGYKPQIQPVLTGERIIAGQELVKRVVVAPHVQDYAIRLVLATHPNGQFAPPSVNKYVRWGSSPRGAQAVTLAAKIYAMLDGRYNVSFDDVKKAALPAMRHRLLLNFEGEAEGLSTDFVLNDILTALPTAADKAA from the coding sequence ATGGCGAGCAGCGGCGTCCAGGTCGAGCAGCAGGTCGCGGAGTTCCGGGATGAGTTCAAGAAGCTGCGCGACGAAGTCGGCAAGATGATCGTCGGGCAGCAGGAGATCGTCGAGGGCGTGCTCGCATGCCTCTTCGCTGGCGGACACGCGCTGCTCGAAGGCGTGCCCGGCCTCGGCAAGACCCTGCTCATCCGCACGCTATCCGAAGCGCTGAGTCTCGAATTCGCGCGCATCCAGTTCACGCCGGACCTGATGCCGGCCGACATTATCGGCACGAACATCATCACCGAAGACCCGGCGACCGGGCGGCGCGGTTTCCAGTTTCAGCGCGGGCCGCTGTTCGGGCAGATGATCCTCGCCGACGAGATCAACCGCGCCACGCCGAAGACGCAATCCGCGCTGCTCGAAGCGATGCAGGAACACACGGTCACGTCCGGCGGCACGAAATACACGCTGAAGGAGCCATTCTTCGTGCTCGCCACGCAGAACCCGATCGAGCAGGAAGGCACGTATCCGCTGCCCGAGGCGCAGCTCGACCGCTTCTTCTTCAAGCTGCTCGTCGGTTACTCCGACCGCGACGAGCTGAAGACAATCCTCGACCGCACGACGTCCGGCTACAAGCCGCAGATTCAGCCGGTGCTCACCGGCGAGCGCATCATCGCCGGGCAGGAGCTGGTCAAGCGCGTGGTGGTCGCGCCGCACGTGCAGGATTACGCAATCCGGCTGGTGCTGGCGACGCATCCGAACGGCCAGTTCGCGCCGCCGAGCGTGAACAAGTACGTGCGTTGGGGGAGCAGCCCGCGCGGGGCCCAGGCGGTGACGCTGGCGGCGAAGATCTACGCAATGCTCGATGGCCGGTACAACGTGAGCTTCGACGACGTGAAAAAGGCCGCCCTGCCGGCGATGCGCCATCGCCTGCTGCTGAACTTCGAAGGCGAGGCGGAGGGGCTGAGCACAGACTTCGTCCTGAACGACATCCTCACCGCCCTGCCGACCGCAGCCGACAAGGCGGCGTAG